One Armatimonadota bacterium DNA window includes the following coding sequences:
- a CDS encoding enoyl-CoA hydratase/isomerase family protein, with protein sequence MLRIEKEGRVAKVVLDRPDKHNALNAELIQAITDAFRQLSTDASVKVVSLSGEGKSFCAGADLNYMAEIAAFGKEENYQDSLRLADAFESIAACPKPVVAYAHGACLGGGAGLLAACDYVVSALDAQFGFTEARLGLAPSVISPYVVRKIGIGHARALFLSAERFDAETALRIGLVNRLGDSADEVVRMLLENGPVAMAAIKKLLSELPSWDSGQAREETARLIANLRSGDEGQDGMKAFLERRKPRYQEE encoded by the coding sequence ATGCTTCGGATTGAGAAAGAAGGTCGGGTCGCGAAGGTCGTTCTTGATCGGCCTGACAAGCACAACGCCTTGAACGCAGAGCTGATTCAAGCGATCACGGATGCGTTTCGCCAACTCTCTACAGACGCGAGCGTTAAGGTGGTCTCGTTGTCCGGCGAAGGCAAGTCGTTCTGCGCCGGCGCGGATCTGAACTATATGGCGGAAATTGCAGCATTCGGAAAAGAAGAAAACTATCAAGACTCGCTTCGATTGGCCGATGCGTTTGAGTCGATTGCCGCTTGCCCCAAACCCGTAGTCGCCTATGCTCACGGCGCCTGCTTGGGGGGCGGGGCGGGTCTGTTAGCCGCCTGCGACTATGTAGTGAGCGCGCTGGACGCTCAATTTGGATTTACGGAAGCTCGATTGGGGTTGGCGCCTTCGGTCATCTCGCCATACGTCGTACGGAAGATCGGTATCGGCCATGCGAGGGCTTTGTTCTTGTCGGCCGAGCGATTTGACGCTGAGACCGCGCTGAGGATCGGCCTTGTGAATCGGCTTGGCGATAGTGCGGACGAGGTTGTCCGTATGTTGCTAGAGAACGGCCCCGTTGCTATGGCGGCGATCAAGAAACTGCTGAGCGAGTTGCCGTCATGGGATTCTGGTCAAGCGCGCGAGGAAACAGCCAGGTTGATTGCGAACCTTCGGTCTGGCGATGAAGGGCAAGACGGGATGAAGGCGTTCTTGGAGCGCAGGAAGCCAAGGTATCAGGAGGAGTGA
- a CDS encoding 2-oxo acid dehydrogenase subunit E2 — MVEVIMPKMGDGMEEGVIIRWLKQEGDPVEDGETIAEIGTDKANVELPASGSGVLGGVRYKDGDTVPVGQAMAYILASGEEPPKADAAPVVAAKKEPDPVVEVAEKPTIRENDRIKASPLAKKLATASGVNLKEVAGSGPHGRIVQRDVLAAQSIVPSKAPVSTAEPIPYLRKLIAQRMTEAKQTIPHFYLTIEVEMDAALALRKQLNEVEDAPKVSVNDLIVKACALALERHPNIYAQIKDDQLAHPPSIDIGSAVAVPNGLLVAVVKSCEKKSLRQIAAESRALAEKARDGKLMPDEMSGNVFTVSNLGMFGIDEFSAIINSPATAILAVGATKKTPVALEDDSIVVRQVLKVTLSCDHRTIDGASGAIFLQDVKQNLEQAIRLVG; from the coding sequence ATGGTTGAAGTGATCATGCCCAAGATGGGCGACGGCATGGAAGAAGGCGTCATCATTCGCTGGCTGAAGCAGGAAGGCGACCCGGTCGAGGACGGCGAAACGATCGCCGAGATCGGCACGGACAAGGCGAATGTGGAGCTTCCTGCGTCTGGCTCTGGCGTGCTTGGCGGCGTACGATACAAGGACGGCGACACGGTTCCGGTCGGCCAGGCGATGGCCTACATCTTGGCCAGCGGCGAGGAGCCGCCCAAGGCGGATGCCGCGCCCGTTGTGGCAGCAAAGAAAGAGCCTGACCCCGTGGTAGAGGTTGCTGAAAAGCCAACGATCCGGGAAAACGATCGCATAAAGGCTTCGCCCCTGGCCAAGAAACTGGCCACTGCCAGCGGTGTTAACCTAAAGGAGGTTGCCGGCAGCGGGCCTCACGGCCGCATAGTGCAAAGAGACGTCTTGGCAGCGCAGAGCATCGTGCCATCGAAAGCGCCCGTATCCACGGCCGAGCCGATACCATACCTTCGCAAGCTCATCGCCCAGCGAATGACCGAAGCCAAGCAGACCATCCCGCATTTCTATCTCACAATAGAGGTCGAGATGGACGCCGCGTTGGCCCTGCGCAAGCAGCTGAACGAAGTGGAGGACGCGCCAAAAGTCAGCGTCAACGATCTGATTGTCAAGGCTTGCGCGCTCGCGTTGGAGAGGCATCCCAACATCTACGCTCAGATCAAAGACGACCAACTCGCCCATCCGCCCTCGATCGACATCGGTAGCGCGGTGGCCGTGCCGAACGGCTTGCTAGTGGCTGTGGTTAAATCGTGCGAGAAGAAGAGTCTTCGGCAGATTGCCGCAGAAAGCCGAGCGCTGGCGGAGAAGGCTCGCGACGGCAAGCTGATGCCGGATGAGATGAGCGGAAACGTCTTCACCGTCAGCAACTTGGGGATGTTCGGCATCGACGAGTTCAGCGCCATCATCAATTCGCCCGCGACCGCGATTTTGGCCGTCGGCGCGACAAAAAAGACCCCTGTTGCCCTAGAGGACGATTCGATCGTTGTTCGACAAGTCCTGAAAGTAACCCTGAGTTGCGACCACCGCACGATCGACGGCGCGTCGGGCGCGATTTTCTTGCAAGATGTCAAGCAGAATCTGGAGCAGGCGATTCGGTTGGTGGGGTAG
- a CDS encoding PEP-CTERM sorting domain-containing protein: MKRFIALALAGVMALSANAVVIYDALTGTPGLTFTSGTPRHLMGDGMDVLAPSGTMVWELNQVDFVLIAAAAVNFQNVTARLRVFDSYGPLPLDANPAFGTMIGDFNYNLGALSTTGAAAFIVSLAVPAGVMLGANLDKGIEIMLMGDNVVTQTLTCGVVDMAPLVGGQGGLVDAFYRDANANGLIDRNDARTFSGRLNDNTALRLHATEVPEPASMIALGMGLAGIALRRRNK; this comes from the coding sequence ATGAAACGCTTTATCGCTTTAGCGCTGGCTGGCGTCATGGCGCTGTCGGCAAACGCAGTGGTGATTTACGACGCATTGACCGGTACGCCTGGCCTCACCTTCACCAGCGGCACCCCGCGACACCTGATGGGCGACGGCATGGACGTGCTGGCTCCCAGCGGCACGATGGTATGGGAACTGAACCAGGTCGACTTTGTGCTGATCGCGGCGGCAGCCGTCAACTTCCAGAACGTAACCGCGCGCCTGCGCGTCTTCGACAGTTACGGACCGCTTCCGCTCGACGCCAATCCGGCCTTTGGCACGATGATCGGCGATTTCAACTACAATCTGGGCGCTTTGAGCACCACCGGAGCCGCCGCGTTCATCGTCAGTCTGGCCGTGCCTGCCGGCGTCATGCTGGGCGCGAATCTGGACAAGGGCATTGAGATCATGCTGATGGGCGACAACGTCGTTACGCAGACCCTGACGTGCGGCGTGGTCGATATGGCGCCGCTAGTGGGCGGCCAGGGCGGCCTTGTCGACGCTTTCTATCGGGATGCCAACGCCAACGGCCTGATCGACCGGAATGACGCCCGAACTTTCAGCGGCAGATTGAACGACAACACCGCTCTGCGCTTGCACGCCACCGAAGTGCCGGAGCCGGCTTCGATGATCGCTCTGGGCATGGGCTTGGCCGGCATCGCTCTGCGACGCCGAAACAAGTAG
- a CDS encoding MFS transporter, with product MRALLAVLGTIFVSLMGFGIIIPILPKYAQERGATQWEVGVIFASFSIAQMLASPYLGGLSDRIGRRPVLVFSMFGSVASFAILALATSMPLVLLSRVVDGLSAASVVTARAYIADLLAEHERAKGYGMMGAAFGLGFIAGPAIGGQLARIGPTAPAWGAAGLSLIAMILAWLYVSETQHASQARGPNPLRHAPGMLGRPILGRILFVNLLVWSCFAVYHSTFPEFGMKQFGFKEWHLGNILALVGGTAVVTQLYIMPRLVKLYGERSCIAGGLAVCALGLVGAATTRDSNLFIAMAVPITVGGAFASPCLTSLLSQTAGKHEMGLVQGVANSLESLGRIIGPLWGYMIMAKGISLAWLSAGLVMVGVAAFALTMKPAANTIEATGV from the coding sequence ATGAGGGCGCTGCTGGCGGTGCTCGGCACGATCTTCGTCAGCCTGATGGGATTTGGGATCATCATCCCGATTCTGCCCAAATATGCCCAGGAACGGGGCGCGACGCAGTGGGAAGTGGGCGTCATTTTTGCCAGTTTTTCGATCGCGCAGATGCTCGCGTCGCCCTACTTGGGAGGGCTGTCGGATCGCATCGGACGGCGGCCTGTTTTGGTGTTCAGCATGTTCGGATCGGTCGCAAGCTTTGCGATCTTGGCGCTGGCGACCTCGATGCCGCTGGTGCTGCTGTCGCGAGTAGTGGACGGGTTGTCGGCGGCCAGCGTCGTTACGGCGCGAGCCTACATTGCCGACTTGTTGGCCGAGCACGAGCGAGCAAAGGGCTACGGCATGATGGGCGCTGCTTTTGGACTGGGCTTTATCGCCGGTCCGGCGATCGGCGGGCAATTGGCTCGGATTGGGCCGACCGCGCCCGCATGGGGCGCGGCAGGTCTGTCTCTTATCGCAATGATCCTGGCATGGCTCTACGTCTCGGAAACCCAGCATGCGTCGCAAGCGCGGGGCCCCAATCCGTTGCGCCATGCGCCGGGAATGCTCGGAAGACCGATCCTTGGACGCATTCTGTTCGTCAATCTACTGGTATGGAGCTGCTTTGCGGTCTATCACTCCACCTTTCCAGAGTTCGGGATGAAGCAATTTGGGTTCAAAGAGTGGCACTTGGGCAACATCTTGGCCTTGGTGGGCGGCACGGCGGTCGTAACGCAGCTTTACATCATGCCGCGCCTGGTGAAGCTATATGGCGAGCGATCGTGCATTGCCGGCGGTTTGGCAGTGTGCGCGTTGGGATTGGTCGGAGCGGCGACAACCCGCGATTCAAACCTGTTTATCGCGATGGCGGTGCCGATCACAGTGGGCGGCGCGTTCGCCTCGCCCTGTTTGACCTCGCTGCTCAGCCAAACAGCGGGGAAGCACGAAATGGGCCTGGTGCAAGGCGTTGCGAACTCGTTGGAGAGCCTTGGACGGATCATCGGGCCACTGTGGGGCTACATGATCATGGCGAAAGGCATTAGTTTGGCATGGCTTTCGGCGGGACTTGTAATGGTGGGCGTGGCCGCATTTGCCCTGACAATGAAACCTGCGGCTAATACAATTGAGGCAACCGGGGTATAA
- the gcvPA gene encoding aminomethyl-transferring glycine dehydrogenase subunit GcvPA, protein MRYIPHTDEDRRRMLAEIGARSVRELFRDIPDDLYIDGPLSVPAGLDEHAIFRNLSRMASQNANMVENVCFLGAGIYDHFVPSIVPALFSRGEFLTAYTPYQPEVSQGLLQSIFEFQSMICALTGMDVCNASMYDAATALAEAGLMACNVTGRNRIVCARSVHPHYREVTETYLKTTERDYVEVENVIDVLDDRTAAVLVQYPNFFGNIDDLASIVAAARSVGALAVVSVNPISLGVLKPPSQFGFDIVVGEGQTLGLSMNFGGPLLGFFACKQEHIRKIPGRIVGETTDVEGRRGFVMTLRAREQDIRREKATSNICTNEALCALAATIYMASLGKHGITAVAETCAQKAHYAAERLSSLPGCSMAFPDAKFFNEFALRLPIDPTVARDRLLEKSVLAGLPLGDYYPELRDCLLVAVTETRTREEIDRFASELGALI, encoded by the coding sequence ATGCGGTACATCCCCCATACCGACGAAGATCGGCGAAGAATGCTGGCGGAGATCGGCGCTCGTTCGGTTCGAGAACTCTTTCGCGATATTCCGGACGACCTCTACATCGATGGCCCGCTCAGCGTTCCCGCTGGCTTGGACGAACATGCGATCTTCCGAAACCTCTCCCGCATGGCATCGCAGAACGCCAACATGGTCGAGAACGTCTGCTTCTTGGGCGCAGGCATCTACGATCACTTCGTGCCCAGCATTGTGCCCGCGCTCTTTAGCCGAGGCGAGTTTCTGACCGCCTACACGCCCTATCAGCCGGAAGTTAGCCAAGGGCTGTTGCAAAGCATTTTTGAATTCCAAAGCATGATCTGCGCCTTGACGGGCATGGACGTCTGCAACGCCTCGATGTACGACGCCGCGACCGCGCTTGCAGAGGCGGGTCTGATGGCCTGCAACGTTACGGGGCGAAACCGAATCGTCTGCGCGAGGTCGGTGCATCCTCACTATCGAGAGGTAACCGAAACCTATCTAAAGACGACCGAGCGCGACTATGTCGAGGTCGAGAACGTAATCGATGTGTTGGACGATCGGACCGCCGCCGTATTGGTGCAGTATCCAAACTTCTTTGGCAACATTGACGATCTGGCGTCGATCGTAGCCGCTGCGCGCTCGGTTGGCGCGTTGGCGGTCGTTTCGGTCAACCCGATCTCGCTGGGCGTACTCAAGCCACCGTCCCAGTTTGGGTTCGACATCGTCGTGGGCGAGGGTCAGACCCTAGGCCTCTCGATGAACTTTGGCGGACCTCTGTTGGGCTTCTTTGCCTGCAAGCAGGAGCATATCCGCAAGATTCCGGGGCGCATTGTGGGCGAGACGACCGATGTGGAAGGACGCCGCGGCTTTGTGATGACGCTTCGCGCTCGCGAGCAGGACATTCGGCGAGAGAAAGCAACGTCGAACATCTGCACGAACGAAGCGCTGTGCGCTTTGGCAGCGACCATCTATATGGCCTCTTTGGGCAAGCACGGAATTACGGCGGTTGCCGAAACGTGCGCTCAGAAGGCCCATTACGCGGCTGAACGACTCTCCTCCCTGCCCGGATGCTCTATGGCTTTTCCCGATGCAAAGTTCTTTAACGAGTTCGCTTTGAGACTGCCGATCGATCCGACGGTAGCCCGAGATCGGCTGTTGGAGAAGAGCGTCCTGGCCGGTTTGCCTTTGGGCGACTACTATCCAGAACTGAGGGATTGCCTGTTGGTGGCGGTAACGGAGACGCGAACTCGGGAAGAGATCGATCGTTTCGCATCCGAGTTGGGCGCCTTGATTTAA
- the mfd gene encoding transcription-repair coupling factor: MAANWLEALRQRLELEPPGAPTEWADLCQEAKPPLFSAVFRSSDKPALIIASTLERAETWIAALLRLGFPEDRLVRLPSGAASWFDPSGVELEARNDRIQAMTRVQNGDPVVVVAPVSAALHRTGRPDWFGDQTVRIAKGEALEPEALIKRLLWTGYEHQDPVRLPGQFARRGGIVDFFPLGSGLPVRVEFFGDEIESLRRFEPSTQRSVKTMERATAPPAREIPLGNPQVAAQIRELWTDVEDDLLHADLGALHQGLPFDRLEVYLPWLEERPTCFIDFMPSDGLICLDEPLLIASAYQRWMEELQAALNSRAERHDLASMSAEVYARPLTELKGRASLAMSAMDSGKLDWFAPKKSIKIGAKSLESYRGRLPALLDTVKQWQASGLDLIVATDQATRVARAFQDQGIPYISNEEATELQPRIALLERGNLGGGFICETAKMALLTDGELFDLHRLRLPPRRFTEGVPISSVLDLKPGDYVVHIHQGIGMFRGLVTIERDGVTKEYLHIDYAPPDKIYVPSDQLDRVQKYYAADDKPPEIRRLNSLAWAKAVATARKKAQEIAGELVAIYARREKATRPSCGPDTPWQQEMELAFPYTETPGQMNAIVETKSDMMAPHPMDRLVCGDVGFGKTEVAVRAAFKALQEGRQVAVLCPTTVLAYQHWQTFTERFGAYPIRVELLSRLISAKNQKPIVQAIHAGAVDLVVGTHRLLSKDIAFKNLGLVIIDEEQRFGVMQKEKFKQLRATVDVMTLTATPIPRTLYMALTEIRDMSLISDPPPGRMPIRTHVQPHADWLVREAVLRELQRDGQIFYVHNRVSALPHIAEKLRQLAPHCRIEIAHGQMPAEEMESIMLAFYRREFDALVCTTIIENGLDIPNVNTLIVDQADKFGLSQLYQLRGRVGRSDRQAYAYFLYRPGQKLTDAAFDRLEALKEFSHLGSGFALAMRDLEIRGAGNLLGSEQHGAVRMVGFELYQTMLREEIRRLKRGGEAVSLDQALTTELPTLEIPLNAYIPKDYIKDDAQRLWYYKRLAGVTNEQELDDLKREIRDRYGPPPTPVKALARAMNLRLLAYAVGVAKIAGDRYKIEIELKATHRLPAKRQIELQKRFKGLRATPDSITALKPADLPEAIKLILTALTEPAT, encoded by the coding sequence ATGGCCGCCAATTGGCTGGAAGCCCTGCGGCAAAGATTAGAACTCGAACCCCCCGGCGCTCCGACCGAGTGGGCCGATCTTTGCCAAGAAGCCAAGCCCCCTCTCTTCTCGGCAGTATTCCGCTCGTCCGACAAGCCCGCGCTGATCATTGCCTCGACCTTGGAGCGCGCCGAGACGTGGATCGCAGCGCTGTTGCGACTGGGGTTTCCCGAGGATCGGCTCGTTCGACTGCCCTCTGGCGCAGCGTCTTGGTTCGATCCGTCCGGCGTCGAACTGGAAGCCCGCAACGACCGGATCCAAGCGATGACTCGAGTTCAGAACGGCGACCCAGTAGTCGTTGTGGCTCCTGTGTCAGCCGCATTGCATCGCACGGGTCGCCCCGATTGGTTTGGCGATCAGACCGTCCGCATTGCCAAAGGCGAAGCGCTCGAGCCGGAAGCGCTGATCAAACGACTTCTTTGGACGGGTTATGAGCATCAAGATCCGGTGCGTCTGCCAGGCCAGTTTGCTCGGCGCGGCGGCATTGTGGATTTCTTTCCTCTCGGCTCCGGATTGCCCGTGCGAGTGGAGTTTTTTGGGGACGAGATCGAGAGTTTAAGACGATTTGAGCCTTCCACTCAGCGATCGGTCAAAACAATGGAGCGCGCGACCGCGCCGCCCGCCAGGGAGATTCCGCTTGGAAATCCGCAAGTCGCTGCGCAGATTCGAGAGCTTTGGACGGACGTGGAGGACGATCTGCTTCATGCCGATCTGGGCGCGCTTCACCAAGGGTTGCCGTTCGATCGATTAGAGGTCTATCTGCCGTGGCTGGAGGAGCGCCCGACCTGTTTTATCGACTTCATGCCTTCGGACGGCCTGATCTGTCTGGACGAGCCGTTGCTGATCGCGTCTGCCTATCAGCGCTGGATGGAGGAATTGCAGGCTGCGCTCAACTCTCGCGCAGAAAGACACGATCTGGCATCGATGAGCGCGGAAGTCTACGCGCGACCGTTGACCGAGTTGAAAGGTCGAGCCTCCCTGGCGATGAGCGCGATGGACTCAGGAAAGTTGGATTGGTTCGCGCCCAAAAAGAGCATAAAAATAGGGGCCAAGTCGCTCGAATCGTATCGCGGCCGTCTGCCCGCGCTATTGGACACCGTTAAGCAGTGGCAAGCCAGCGGCCTCGATCTGATCGTGGCGACCGATCAGGCAACGAGGGTTGCGCGCGCCTTTCAAGACCAAGGCATCCCTTACATCAGCAACGAGGAGGCGACCGAGCTTCAACCTCGGATCGCGCTGTTAGAAAGGGGCAATTTGGGCGGCGGATTCATCTGCGAGACGGCAAAGATGGCGCTGCTGACCGACGGCGAACTGTTCGACCTCCATCGCTTGCGGCTCCCGCCCCGTCGATTTACCGAGGGTGTGCCGATCTCGTCTGTGCTCGACTTGAAACCAGGCGACTATGTGGTGCACATTCATCAGGGCATCGGCATGTTTCGGGGGCTGGTTACGATCGAGCGAGACGGCGTTACGAAGGAGTATCTGCACATCGACTACGCTCCTCCGGACAAGATCTACGTGCCGTCCGACCAGTTGGACCGCGTTCAAAAGTACTACGCTGCAGACGACAAACCGCCCGAAATTCGCCGCCTTAACAGTCTGGCTTGGGCCAAGGCCGTCGCGACTGCTAGAAAGAAGGCGCAGGAGATTGCGGGCGAATTGGTCGCTATCTACGCTCGGCGAGAGAAGGCGACCCGACCATCGTGCGGACCAGACACGCCTTGGCAACAGGAGATGGAACTGGCGTTCCCCTATACGGAGACGCCCGGCCAGATGAACGCGATTGTCGAGACCAAGAGCGACATGATGGCGCCGCATCCGATGGATCGACTGGTTTGCGGCGATGTGGGCTTTGGCAAGACGGAAGTCGCCGTTCGAGCCGCGTTCAAAGCGCTGCAGGAAGGACGCCAAGTGGCCGTGCTCTGCCCGACGACCGTGCTGGCCTATCAGCATTGGCAGACCTTTACCGAACGGTTCGGGGCCTACCCGATTCGTGTCGAACTGCTGAGCCGTTTGATCAGCGCGAAGAATCAGAAGCCGATCGTGCAGGCGATCCATGCCGGAGCGGTCGATTTGGTAGTAGGCACGCATCGTTTGCTGTCAAAGGACATCGCATTTAAGAACCTGGGCCTTGTGATCATCGACGAGGAGCAGCGATTTGGAGTGATGCAAAAGGAGAAGTTCAAACAATTGCGGGCGACGGTGGATGTGATGACGCTCACCGCAACGCCGATTCCGCGCACGCTCTACATGGCTCTGACCGAGATACGGGATATGAGCCTGATTTCCGACCCGCCGCCTGGCAGGATGCCGATCCGCACCCACGTACAGCCCCACGCCGATTGGCTGGTGCGGGAGGCCGTGCTGCGGGAGCTCCAGAGGGATGGACAGATTTTCTATGTGCACAATCGAGTCAGCGCGCTCCCCCACATTGCGGAAAAACTTCGCCAACTGGCGCCCCATTGTCGCATCGAGATCGCTCATGGCCAAATGCCGGCAGAGGAGATGGAATCGATCATGCTGGCGTTCTATCGCCGAGAGTTCGATGCGCTGGTCTGCACCACGATCATCGAAAACGGGCTGGACATCCCAAATGTTAACACGCTGATCGTCGATCAGGCAGACAAGTTCGGCCTGTCCCAGCTTTATCAATTGCGCGGGCGCGTAGGACGGAGCGATCGGCAGGCGTACGCCTACTTTCTTTATCGACCGGGGCAGAAACTGACAGACGCGGCCTTTGACAGGTTAGAAGCGCTGAAGGAGTTCAGTCACTTGGGCTCTGGATTTGCGCTGGCGATGCGCGACTTAGAGATTCGCGGCGCGGGCAATCTGTTGGGCAGCGAGCAGCACGGCGCGGTGCGGATGGTCGGGTTCGAACTCTATCAGACCATGCTGCGCGAGGAGATTCGCAGGCTCAAGCGCGGCGGCGAGGCGGTCTCGCTCGATCAGGCTTTGACGACCGAATTACCGACGCTTGAGATCCCGCTGAACGCCTACATCCCCAAGGATTACATCAAAGACGACGCCCAGCGGCTTTGGTACTACAAACGATTGGCAGGAGTAACGAACGAGCAAGAGTTGGACGACTTGAAGCGGGAGATTCGAGATCGATACGGCCCGCCGCCGACGCCCGTCAAGGCTCTGGCAAGGGCGATGAACTTGAGGCTCCTGGCATACGCCGTAGGCGTCGCAAAGATCGCCGGCGACCGGTACAAAATCGAGATCGAATTGAAAGCAACGCACCGCCTGCCGGCCAAGAGGCAGATCGAACTGCAAAAGCGCTTCAAGGGACTTCGGGCGACGCCAGACAGCATAACCGCGCTCAAACCCGCCGATCTGCCCGAAGCGATCAAACTGATCTTGACCGCGCTAACGGAGCCTGCGACGTGA
- a CDS encoding alpha-ketoacid dehydrogenase subunit beta, which yields MREITYREALREALIEELDRDEKVFLIGEDIGRYQGTFRVTEGLFEKYGPHRVWDAPISEPGFTAIAVGAAIDGLRPVVEMMTWSFGILAMDQIVNHAAKILYKSGGMCPVPMVIRGPAGPGKQLAAQHSHSLESWFAHSPGLKVALPATPADAKGLLKTSIRDSNPIVFMEHPHLYGVKGPVPEGEHLVPFGVADIKREGSDATIITYSRGVHLALEAAETLSKEGIEIEIVDLRTINPIDMETAINSVAKTHRAVVVHDDWKFAGFGGEIIAQIQEQAFDELDAPILRVAGADVPMPYAKNLEQLAIPHAPDIVEAVKQTLQ from the coding sequence ATGCGAGAAATCACCTATCGAGAGGCGCTGCGCGAAGCGCTGATAGAGGAATTAGACCGCGACGAGAAGGTGTTCCTGATCGGCGAGGACATTGGCCGTTATCAAGGCACCTTTCGCGTAACCGAAGGGCTTTTTGAGAAGTACGGCCCGCATCGAGTGTGGGACGCGCCTATATCCGAGCCTGGCTTTACCGCCATTGCCGTGGGCGCCGCGATCGACGGGTTGAGGCCGGTCGTCGAGATGATGACCTGGAGCTTCGGTATCTTGGCGATGGACCAGATCGTCAATCACGCGGCTAAGATTCTGTACAAGTCGGGCGGCATGTGCCCCGTGCCGATGGTGATAAGAGGTCCTGCAGGACCTGGCAAGCAGCTGGCCGCCCAGCACTCGCACAGTCTGGAGTCTTGGTTTGCCCATTCGCCCGGATTGAAGGTCGCTCTGCCGGCTACGCCTGCCGACGCCAAGGGATTGCTGAAGACCTCGATCAGGGACAGCAACCCGATCGTCTTTATGGAGCACCCGCATCTGTACGGGGTGAAGGGCCCTGTACCGGAGGGCGAACACTTGGTTCCGTTTGGCGTGGCCGACATCAAGCGCGAGGGGAGCGATGCGACCATCATCACCTACAGCCGCGGCGTGCACTTAGCATTGGAAGCGGCCGAAACCCTGAGCAAGGAAGGCATCGAGATCGAGATCGTTGATCTGCGCACGATCAACCCGATCGACATGGAGACGGCGATCAATTCGGTTGCCAAGACGCATCGAGCCGTCGTTGTGCACGACGATTGGAAGTTCGCCGGCTTTGGCGGCGAGATCATCGCTCAGATACAGGAGCAGGCTTTTGACGAACTGGACGCTCCCATCTTGCGCGTGGCGGGGGCGGACGTGCCGATGCCTTACGCCAAGAACTTGGAGCAATTAGCGATACCGCACGCGCCGGACATTGTGGAAGCGGTCAAGCAGACGCTTCAGTGA
- the pdhA gene encoding pyruvate dehydrogenase (acetyl-transferring) E1 component subunit alpha: MRMYRQMTLIRRFEDRSNRAYREGKVGGYLHVYSGQEAVAVGFINQLKQQDQVVGHYRDHAYVLALGSDPNKVMAELYGKATGLCHGKGGSMHLYDKPNRFLGGYGIIGGMIGIATGVAFAAKYRREDSVTLCFFGDGSMNAGMLHECFNMAGLWDLPVVFIVENNKYAMGTPLELHSAETNLAKRASVYGFPSIQVDGMDPFKVWDAAGSVIEYVRERKSPYFVEALTYRFAGHGAADITDPGSYRTKEELEEWKQRDPILTLGRELVANGIATQAELDEIDREAQSIVSEAAKFAEESPEPAPEALFADVLAS; this comes from the coding sequence ATGCGCATGTATCGGCAGATGACCCTTATCCGCCGGTTTGAAGATCGAAGCAACCGAGCCTATCGAGAGGGCAAGGTCGGCGGCTATCTGCACGTCTATAGCGGGCAGGAAGCCGTCGCAGTGGGCTTTATCAACCAGCTGAAGCAACAAGACCAAGTTGTCGGCCATTATCGAGACCACGCCTATGTATTGGCGCTGGGCAGCGATCCGAACAAAGTGATGGCCGAACTGTACGGCAAAGCGACCGGCCTGTGCCACGGCAAGGGCGGCTCGATGCACCTTTACGACAAGCCCAATCGATTTTTGGGCGGATACGGCATCATCGGCGGCATGATCGGCATTGCGACCGGCGTCGCTTTTGCCGCCAAGTATCGGCGCGAAGACTCCGTTACCCTCTGTTTCTTTGGCGACGGATCGATGAACGCCGGGATGCTGCACGAGTGCTTTAACATGGCCGGACTGTGGGACCTGCCGGTAGTCTTCATAGTGGAGAACAACAAGTATGCGATGGGCACTCCGCTGGAGTTGCACAGCGCGGAGACGAATCTGGCCAAGCGAGCGTCCGTCTATGGCTTCCCATCGATTCAGGTCGATGGCATGGATCCGTTTAAGGTCTGGGATGCGGCCGGATCGGTCATCGAGTACGTGCGCGAGCGGAAGTCGCCCTACTTTGTCGAGGCGCTGACCTATCGATTTGCCGGCCATGGCGCGGCAGACATCACCGACCCTGGCTCCTATCGAACCAAAGAAGAGCTCGAAGAGTGGAAGCAGCGCGACCCCATCCTAACGCTTGGACGAGAACTCGTCGCGAATGGCATCGCTACCCAGGCCGAGTTGGACGAGATCGATCGGGAAGCCCAGAGCATCGTGAGCGAAGCGGCCAAGTTTGCCGAGGAGAGCCCTGAGCCGGCTCCAGAAGCACTGTTCGCCGACGTGCTGGCCTCCTAA